The genomic stretch TCTGCTTTGTACTCTTTAGGAACTTTCAAAAACGCGAGCAGCCGCTCATCAGCTGGAAGTTCGCTGAGAGTTTCGGCAATATCGGCAGGGTTGAAGATAAGTTCGTCTCTAGAATTCAAAACGTAAAATTTTTAGGATATGCAAAAATAATTCAAATTTTTAAGACTGAGTAATAAACTGGGAAATTTAAGGATTTATTAAAGTCTGAAATTTGAAAAACAGTATAAAAAAACACCCACCGAAGCGGATGTTAAAAATTAAATTAAAAAATATCCTTATTAATTAAAGAATAGGTTCGCATTCTAAAATAGGGGATAGAAGGCAGAGTCCTCCGGAACAGCATTCACCTGGGTCACATGCAGGGTAGGTGCCTCTGCATTTTTTTATTTGAAGGCTTCCTTTTATTTTTGTTTGCTCCTTTCTGCTGAGCTTTTTAAAAGTTGAAGTTTTCATGGCTATAGATTTTAACATGAAGTTAAATTATGATTTTACTCTTCAAAACATATATATTCCATACAAACTCCTTTGCAGCACATTCCGTAAATACATTGTGAGTGTTCAGTACATTTTTTAGGACCTGCCCCTTTGATTTGCTTGGCAGCTTCTCTGCTAATTTTCTTTAGATTTTTCATAGTTGTTTAGATTTAAATGTTATACTAAATTAGTAAATATTTTCTTATTATTCATTTAATAGTGAAAATATTCAAATGAAAATACGTATTTGATTTTTATTGTTTTGAATAAATAAAAAATACCTGAAAATACAAGTTTTGATCATTCTACCAATCATTTCTTTCTGTGGCTGTCTGCTGATTTTATTTAGATTTTTCATTTAATATTCTGTTGAAATATTATTTTTAAAACTATTCAGTGTTGATGGTAATCTGCCAGAGATCATAATGTTGTATAGGTATTTATGCTGAAACAAAGAAGCACCTGTAAAGCCAGGTGCTATCCTATATTTTTTATCGACTATGGTTCTATGGGACACCTGTATGGACTGCAAACTCCATTACAACACCAGCCTACTGAGCATGGACGGGTAATACTGCATCTTCCAATAGCTCCGCCATTAATATGCTTCGCTGCTTCTCTACTGATTTTCTTTAAATTTTTCATGTTATTCTATTTTAAGGTTAGTATTCCATGCAAATAAACGGTGAGCAAATTCCATTACAGCACCATCCCGCTGGGCATGGATTGTTTTCATTACATCTTTCCATCTTTCCGCCATTAATTTGTTTTGCGGTTTCTCTGCTGATTTTTTTTAAATTTTTCATAGATTTTTTGGTTTTAATGTAAATCTAAAATAGTAAATAATTTTTAATTATTCATTAGTTGGTGAAAATATTTATTTGAGAGTCAATTTGTTATATTTATTTTTTGATTTGTGTTATGAAAAAAGCATCTGTAAAAACAGATGCTAAATGTATTTTTTTTAAAAGGAAAAGTCTATTTATGATAAACAAGCATTATGTATTGGAAGTTAAAGGATTATAATTCTGGACAAGGAGCATACATACATGCATTTCTACAAGACGATCCGCCAGGACATTCTCTGTTCAATTTTTTTAGATTTTTCATAATGATTTGGATTTAATGTCAATCTAAAGTAATGAAAGGAGAGCAGCAATGTATAATAATAATTATATAGGGTAGGAATAGATCTATGAACAGATATTTTCTACCTGCCAAGTTCTTATTTTAATGACTAAAATTAAAAAGAAAATAAAATCCGGATCATCATCAACGATTCGTTTGTGAAGCAAAATTGATTATTGATAATTCCTTCAATAACCTATTTAACCATCCTCGGCTCTACAATTCTGAATCTGTAGGTTTCAGTTTTCTCAGTTTCTTAATGATTCCCTTAATAGCTCCTTCCGTACCTATTTTTACAGAATTTACTGTAGAACCTAAAAGGCGCATGTTTTTACGATAGGTGTCATGATCTGTTTCTGTCACCAGATTTCCATCGGCTCCAAAAAGTTTCATGCTGACAACTACTTGGTTAGAGAAAACATACTTTCCAAAACCGACCTTGAAATAACGCACTTTGGAAACAATGGCAAAATCAGCATCGTTATTGGAACAGTAGTCCACAATCGTCTGTTTGTCTATACTGTCGAAGGGAACCTGAACTTCTGCACGAAGCATTTTATTTCTTCTGCTGCTGAAGTTATCAGAAACAGCATCAAAGAATGCATTGTTGGTAGGCTCTTTTATCTCATCAATATCAGGCTCTACCTCAGGATTGAAGTAAAGAACTTTCTTTATTTTATCATCGGCATTTCTTTGTGCTTTCACTGAAGTAAAGCCAATAAATAAAAAAGTAGTAACTGCTGTAAAGAATATAAATTTTCTCATTTGTAATTCGAATGCAAAATTACTGCCTTTTCGTTGGATTGCATACAATTTATTAAGAAATTTTTAACATTTTTTTCTATCAAATTTGATTTATGAAATCAATAATGTTTGCAGAATCAAAAAATAGTCGTAATTTTGCACCCGTTACATAATAATCATTAAACAATATTGGAATGTACTTAACAACAGACAAAAAGCAGGAAATTTTCGCACAACACGGGAAATCTGCACAGGACACAGGAAGCGCAGAAGGACAAATCGCTCTTTTCACTTTCAGAATTAATCACTTATCTCAGCACTTAAAGGCTAACCGTCATG from Chryseobacterium indologenes encodes the following:
- a CDS encoding bacteriocin-like protein, with protein sequence MKNLKKISREAAKQIKGAGPKKCTEHSQCIYGMCCKGVCMEYICFEE
- a CDS encoding bacteriocin-like protein, coding for MKNLKKISREAAKHINGGAIGRCSITRPCSVGWCCNGVCSPYRCPIEP
- a CDS encoding pyruvate decarboxylase, translated to MRKFIFFTAVTTFLFIGFTSVKAQRNADDKIKKVLYFNPEVEPDIDEIKEPTNNAFFDAVSDNFSSRRNKMLRAEVQVPFDSIDKQTIVDYCSNNDADFAIVSKVRYFKVGFGKYVFSNQVVVSMKLFGADGNLVTETDHDTYRKNMRLLGSTVNSVKIGTEGAIKGIIKKLRKLKPTDSEL
- the rpsO gene encoding 30S ribosomal protein S15, with the protein product MYLTTDKKQEIFAQHGKSAQDTGSAEGQIALFTFRINHLSQHLKANRHDFNTERSLVKLVGKRKSLLDYLKKKDIARYRAIIAALGLRK